One Prunus dulcis chromosome 8, ALMONDv2, whole genome shotgun sequence DNA window includes the following coding sequences:
- the LOC117638662 gene encoding uncharacterized mitochondrial protein AtMg00810-like: MSQPPGFEDPSHPYLVCKLLKSLCGLKQAPRAWNDRFTQFLPSLGFENTYSDSSLFVKHVGHEIVVLLLYVDDIIITGSASGAITQVISALTTEFDIKDLGLLHYFLGIQITKTATGLFLSQTKYVADLLVKYEMFDAKPCDTPWLPYNRLLKEDGDPYSNPKLYRSIVGALQYLTFTRPDIAFSVHQVCQFMQNPMVSHFTAVKRILRYLKGTMQFGISYTMGDLQLKAFSDADWAGDPNGRRSTTGLVVFLGNNPISWSSKKQQTISRSSTEAEYRALSFSSAELD; this comes from the coding sequence ATGTCTCAACCTCCTGGTTTTGAAGATCCATCTCATCCTTATCTTGTGTGTAAACTACTTAAATCCCTATGTGGGCTAAAACAAGCTCCTAGGGCCTGGAATGACCGGTTTACTCAGTTTCTTCCTTCTTTGGGTTTTGAAAACACATACTCTGACTCCTCATTGTTTGTTAAGCATGTTGGTCATGAGATTGTGGTTCTGCTTctctatgtggatgacatcATTATAACTGGCAGTGCTTCTGGTGCAATTACACAAGTTATTAGTGCTCTTACTACTGAGTTTGATATCAAGGATTTAGGGTTGCTCCACTATTTCTTAGGGATTCAAATCACTAAAACTGCCACTGGTTTGTTTTTGTCACAAACCAAATATGTGGCAGATCTATTGGTTAAATATGAAATGTTTGATGCTAAACCCTGTGATACCCCATGGCTTCCTTACAACCGGTTACTCAAAGAGGATGGGGATCCTTATTCCAATCCTAAGTTGTATAGAAGTATTGTAGGGGCTCTACAATACTTAACTTTCACAAGGCCAGATATTGCCTTTTCTGTGCATCAAGTCTGTCAGTTTATGCAGAATCCAATGGTATCCCATTTTACTGCAGTTAAACGTATATTACGCTATCTCAAGGGCACAATGCAATTTGGTATCTCATATACTATGGGAGATTTGCAGTTAAAGGCTTTTAGTGATGCTGATTGGGCAGGGGACCCTAATGGCAGAAGATCTACTACTGGTTTGGTGGTGTTTTTGGGTAACAATCCAATTTCGTGGTCCTCTAAGAAGCAACAAACTATTTCCAGATCATCAACCGAAGCTGAATATCGTGCTTTATCATTTTCCTCAGCTGAATTGGATTAG
- the LOC117638661 gene encoding LOB domain-containing protein 29-like produces the protein MTGSGSPCGACKFLRRKCIRGCIFAPYFCHEQGATHFAAIHKVFGASNVSKLLAQLPVSDRCRAALTISYEAQARVQDPIYGCVSHIFALQQQVISLQAQLASVKEQAAKGFSNANPIEKYNMNVQSWPQSESSNILMPQSMNLNNINDSMLPFYSENKNSNSFEGDRNFMIPEVLNDMYGSYGDGEASNSMSSLDMQMSNMQWGFDQDHD, from the exons ATGACAGGTTCTGGTTCTCCTTGTGGAGCTTGCAAGTTcttgagaagaaaatgtattaGAGGTTGCATTTTTGCACCTTATTTCTGCCATGAACAGGGTGCCACTCATTTCGCCGCGATCCACAAGGTTTTTGGGGCAAGCAACGTGTCGAAATTGCTTGCTCAACTTCCGGTGAGCGATCGATGCAGAGCTGCACTTACAATTTCATATGAAGCTCAAGCCAGGGTTCAAGACCCTATTTATGGCTGTGTTTCCCATATTTTTGCTCTCCAGCAGCAG GTTATTAGTTTACAAGCACAACTAGCTTCTGTCAAGGAACAAGCAGCTAAAGGCTTTTCCAATGCGAACCCAATTGAGAAGTACAATATGAATGTGCAGAGTTGGCCTCAGTCGGAAAGTTCAAACATATTGATGCCACAAAGTATGAACCTCAACAACATTAATGATTCAATGCTGCCATTTTACTCCGAAAACAAGAATTCGAATTCTTTTGAGGGTGACCGAAATTTCATGATTCCGGAAGTACTAAATGACATGTACGGCAGCTATGGGGATGGAGAGGCTTCTAATTCAATGTCCTCACTAGACATGCAGATGAGCAATATGCAATGGGGTTTCGATCAAGATCACGATTGA